AAGCTCTCTTGGTCCGCTGGAAGCGTGCCGGCGATGGCGACGGTATTGCCAATCGGAACGGGTTCACCCAACCGCGCCATCGGCCATCCCGCTCGGTTCAAGATGCGCTCGAAACGTAGATCGGTGGCGGTAACGATCTTGTCGTAGCCATTCGCCATCGACCATTCGATGATCCCGGCGAACATGGTCAATGTTGCAAGGTGGAGTTGGCTCCCTCCCCTACCCGCGGGCAAAGTCGTATCAACGCAGAAGCGCGAACTCTCGATCATCGCGGTGTTTGCATTGAGCGAACCATCCCTCAAGAGCTGCGGAAATGTCAGCTCCAGCATGGTCGGGCCCACTGCGGGAAGGAGGCGTGCACATCCGACCACCTTGTTGCCGGAGGTGGCGAGGATGTAGGTTGGATTGAATTCGTCGTACTGATCCCGCTCGCCATCATCGG
This sequence is a window from Agrobacterium tumefaciens. Protein-coding genes within it:
- a CDS encoding acyl-homoserine-lactone synthase — encoded protein: MQVLTISPDRYVEHQTLLKQMYRLRADVFGGRLEWDVAITDDGERDQYDEFNPTYILATSGNKVVGCARLLPAVGPTMLELTFPQLLRDGSLNANTAMIESSRFCVDTTLPAGRGGSQLHLATLTMFAGIIEWSMANGYDKIVTATDLRFERILNRAGWPMARLGEPVPIGNTVAIAGTLPADQESFEQVRPSNYRSVLSCADDHPERSAA